The Leptospiraceae bacterium DNA window AGAAGTGTTCTAGCAATTCTTCCGAAAGAGCGAGTTTTCCCACCTACCACATTATTTCTGTGAATTCTGTATCGTATCAGAGTTCTTTCTGATGTAATAATTTTTCCAAAAGAACAAGCAACTAAAGCTATCCACCAATCGTGCATCTTTGCCTCTTTTGGAACTTGCTTAACTAGATTAAGTAAAGGAGCATTCATTACCGCCGAACAGCCCGTAACCGTATTTTGCATGATAAGACGATTTAGTCTATGTCCAAGTTTCCAGTGAATGCTTTGAAATTTCCAAAAAGACTTATGAATAAATTTAGAAGTATCATCAATCACAGAAAGATTCGAATGAAAAAGAAGAGGAATTTTCTTTCCAAACAAATCCTCTTGTCGCAGAATTGATTCCAGCGACTTTTCAATCTTATCCGCTTCCCAGATATCGTCTTGATCACAAAAAAAAACATAATCAGCTTCCGGCGGGAGGGAATTTAACAATACATTAAAACTTTCAATTACGCCTACATTCTGACCTGCTAAAATTTTTAAGGGAAGATTTTTTTTCCACTGATTCAAAATTTCTAAAGTTCGATCCGATGATCCATCATCGCGAACTAATAATTGAAAAGGAATACTCTGTTTTTTTAGACTTGATAATTGTTCCTCTAAAAATTTTTCTCCATTATAAGTAGAGAGAAGAAGAAATATATTAGTCATTGTTTAAATATTTCTTTTGTAAGTTAGTAAGAATTTTGAAAACTTTTTCGGCTTCCTTTTCCCAGCTTGTGGTTACTACATATTTGACAGCATTCTTTCGTAGGCGATTTCTTAATTCATGATTTTTTAAAAGTTCTAACATCTTATCTGTAATAGACTCAATCGTAGGATCACAAAAGGAACATATATCCTCATTTAAACCCCATCTATTATTCGGACCCTCATTGATTAAAAGAGTGCAATTAGAAGCCATCAACTCTAAAGGTAAAAGGGATAGATTTGTAAAAGATAATACAAGTGCCAGATCAACAGACTTATAAATATCATGCAATTGACTCAATTGAAGAAGACCAAGATTAGTTACTTCGAATGGTAGAATCAAATCCTTATTATTCTCGCCAGCAATGATGATTTCAACTTCGGGAAATTTTTTCTTTAATTCTCCTAGAGCGAGTAATCCCAAATATGCGCCGCGTCTAGGAGTTTTCGTTCTCAAATAAAAAAAGACTCTAGGTCTATCTTTCTTCCAAGTATTCTGCGGAATATTCACATCATCCGCTGCTACGTAAAGATGTTTGTCATAAGAAAATCCGAAGCTTTCGCAGGGCATATTGTATTTTTCTTTCAATGTATCTTTAATCCAATCACCAGCAGTGATTCCATAGAACCCGAATCTGTATGTATCTTCAGCTAAAGCAGAATCCGTTCCCGGCGGATAAAAAAGAGTCTCATAATCCTGAACAAAATAAGTCTTGATTGGAGACCCAATAAAATCTCGAACAGGATAAGCGGTTCTCCATTCCGTTGCCATCGAAATTAAAGCCGGCTTTACTTCCTTTCTTCCTTCAAAAACTTCTGCATTGACAGGAATATAATCTTCATTGATAATTTTTTTACTCTGCGCTTTTGTAAGATGGTTACTCTCAACAATGATGAGGTTATTTTTAATTCCAAATTTCTCTAGAAAATGAACCATTCTAAATATATTCAAATGTCCGCCCGAACCAGATCCGGGATTAAAAGCAGGAATAAACCAGTTAACATCAATTATCCGCTTGTCTAAGTGATACTCTGATCCATATTTTTCCGGCACAAAAATATAATATGTTTTAGCTATTAAATTGTCTTTAGGCGAAACAATATAAATGATAGTCTGAGTCAGAATTCTTTTTAGTCTCTTTGAAATTTCTCTTCCAATGTATTGAATTATTTGAATCATTTTATGAAACATGTTATTTTACTTTTCGTCCTTTCCCATCTTTTAGCAATCTATGGTCTATTGAAATTGTGCTATATAAAAAAGCACTCAACCTTTTTTTTGATCCCAAGAAATATCCTAAAAACCGCAATGAATCATAAATAGGTCTATAAAACAAAAGGTGGATTTTTTCTAAGAAACTTATTTCTTTTGAACGAATCAAAGTTGAGTAATCAATTCTTATTTTATGAAGGCAAATTCCAATTAGAGATTTAAGGCTACTCAGTATTTGGTGCTCAAAATGAATTTGAAAACTAACAGCTTCCTCAAAACTTCGCCTAAATGCTTCCAGCATCGTATAGGTATGAGAGTGAAATACGATTGCGTCATCTGCGTAGGCTTTAATATAACCATTTTCTAATATTGCCTTTGCCCATTTTTGATCTTCTGCAAAATTAACATCGTCATATGGAATTTTTTCCCAAGCAGATTTTCGAAGCATGGCATTATTATCCGAAAAAAAAC harbors:
- a CDS encoding glycosyltransferase family 2 protein — translated: MTNIFLLLSTYNGEKFLEEQLSSLKKQSIPFQLLVRDDGSSDRTLEILNQWKKNLPLKILAGQNVGVIESFNVLLNSLPPEADYVFFCDQDDIWEADKIEKSLESILRQEDLFGKKIPLLFHSNLSVIDDTSKFIHKSFWKFQSIHWKLGHRLNRLIMQNTVTGCSAVMNAPLLNLVKQVPKEAKMHDWWIALVACSFGKIITSERTLIRYRIHRNNVVGGKTRSFGRIARTLLGLIDYVKMWKLENQTRIIQVEKFLQIYKSILPSEEKEILEKYLLVSKKKFLERKYFQIRYQFLQQGWLRVLISFLLF
- a CDS encoding glycosyltransferase family 4 protein; amino-acid sequence: MIQIIQYIGREISKRLKRILTQTIIYIVSPKDNLIAKTYYIFVPEKYGSEYHLDKRIIDVNWFIPAFNPGSGSGGHLNIFRMVHFLEKFGIKNNLIIVESNHLTKAQSKKIINEDYIPVNAEVFEGRKEVKPALISMATEWRTAYPVRDFIGSPIKTYFVQDYETLFYPPGTDSALAEDTYRFGFYGITAGDWIKDTLKEKYNMPCESFGFSYDKHLYVAADDVNIPQNTWKKDRPRVFFYLRTKTPRRGAYLGLLALGELKKKFPEVEIIIAGENNKDLILPFEVTNLGLLQLSQLHDIYKSVDLALVLSFTNLSLLPLELMASNCTLLINEGPNNRWGLNEDICSFCDPTIESITDKMLELLKNHELRNRLRKNAVKYVVTTSWEKEAEKVFKILTNLQKKYLNND